The Couchioplanes caeruleus nucleotide sequence CGGATCAGGTCCGGCGGTGCCGATAACGAAGGTCATGGGGAGCAAGTCCGCGTCGACGCGTGCCGGCGACGAGGGCTTCACGTTGATCGAGCTGCTCGTCGCGATGACCGTCATGGTGGTGGTGATGTCGATCGCCACCGCGGGGATCGTCTCGATGTACCGGTCGGCCGGCGAGGTCGACGCCCGGTCGGCGGCGCAGGCGGAGCTCGGGCTGGTGCTGCAGCGGCTCGACCGCGAGGTGCGTTACGCCCGGGGCGTCTCGTCGACGCCGGACACCGGCGCCTCCGCCGTCGACTTCCTCACCATCCAGGGCACGCACGAGGTCTGCGTCCAGCTGCGGGTCGTGAACGGGGTGCTGTCCCAGCGGACCTGGGCGTACGGCGGGAGCGGGATCAGCCCGACGGAGTGGAAGCCACTCGCCTCGGGGCTCACCCTCGCCCGGCCGTTCACGTACGTGCCCCCGGACGACTCGCTCGGGCACCAGCGCCTGCGGATCGACCTGCGCCGGCAGCAGGAGGGCAACCAGGCCACCTTCACCGCGCTCAACACCGACCGGAGCAGCGGGAACGACTACTGCGCGGCAGGCCGTACCCCCTGATCAGGGTTTCGGCAGGATGATCCGGACGGTCGTGCCGATGCCGAGCTCGCTCTCCACGTGGATGCTGCCGTGATGGGCGTCGATGATCGAACGGACGATCGCCAGCCCGAGGCCGGGCCCGGGGGCCGCCATCGCGTCGGCCGCGGTGCTGCGGAAGAAGCGGTCGAAGACGTGCGGCAGCTCGTCCGCGGGGATGCCCACCCCGGTGTCGGTGATCACGACCTCCGGTTCGTCGCCGGCGGTGGTGGTCACCGAGATCTCGCCGCCGGCCGCGGTGAACTTGACCGCGTTCATGATCAGGTGGTTCAGGGCCTGGCTCAGCCGCTTGGCGTCCCCGCGGGCGGGCACCGGCTCGGCGCAGCGGATGCGCAGCTTGACCTCGCGGTGCTCGGCGAGCGGCCGGCACGACAGGGTGACGTGGTGCACCAGCTCGGCCAGGTCGATCTCGGCCAGGTCCAGCTCCACCGCCTCGTCACTGAGCCGCGCGACGGTCAGCAGGTCGTCGATGAGCCGCAGCAGGCGGTCGGAGTTGCGTTGCATCACGGTCAGGAACCGGTGCGAGGTCTCCGCGTCGAAGTCGTCGTCGAGCAGCATCTCCAGGTAGCCCCGGATGGCGGACAGCGGGGTCCGCAGCTCGTGGCTCACCGAGGCGAGGAACGAGTCCTTCATCCGGTCGAGCTGGCGCAGCCGGTCCACGATCTCGCCGGCGTGCCGGGCGTACCGGCGCAGCTCCAGCTGCACCGCCGCGTGCCGGGCGAGGCTGCGCAGGGCGCGGCGCTGCTCCTCGGTCAGCTCCCGCGGCCGCCGGTCGACCACGCACACCGTGCCGATCGGGTGGCTCCCGCCGAGGACGACGGGTGCGCCCGCGTAGAACCGGACCTGCTGACCCGCGAGCGCGGCGGTGTCCGGGCCGGTGTCCGCCACCTCGACCATCTGCCGGGACTGCACCACCCGGAAGCAGTACGGCAGCTCGCCACCCACATCGCCCCGGGCCACCCCGGCGGCGGCCTTCACCCACTGCCGGTCCCGGTCGACGAACGTCACCAGCCCCACGGGGGTCGCGCAGATCTCCGAGGCGAGCAGGGCGATGTCGTCGAAGTCCTCCTCGGCGGCCGTGTCGAGGACATGGGCGTCGTGCAGGGCGGCGAGACGGGCGGCCTCGTCGTCCGGCAGCGGAGCTCTCACGACAGTGATCGTCTCATCGCCGCGCCCTGGCCAGGGCCGGTTTGCGGCGGGACAGCAGTCGGCGCCCGTCCCGTGGGACAGGCGCCGACTTGCTGGCCGCGGCGTCGTTGCCGGACGACCGATCACCACCGGGCGCGGGGATCTCCTGCCGCTCACACCCGGTCGGATGTCTGACACAACTATTGCCCGCGTCAAGCGATTTGACGCGCACCAGCTGTGCGTTTGTTCATTTTCCTCGGCACAGGTCATCAGCTCGAAAGGCCGCTGACATGTCTGCCGGTTACTCTCGGCTGCACCTGGGCAGTCTGACTCGGACCGAGCACAGCTGGAAGGACAACGAGTATGAGCCTGGAGCGCGCCGAAGCACCGGATCCGTACGACCTCCTGCCGCCGGTGCCGTCCTTCACGGTGACCAGCACGGACCTGGCCGACGGGCAGCCGCTCGACGAGCGGTACGTGCACACCAGCGTCGGTGGCAAGAACCTCTCCCCGCAGCTCGCCTGGTCCGGATTCCCGGCGGAGACCCGCGGCTTCGTGGTGACCTGCTTCGATCCGGACGCGCCGACCGGCAGCGGTTTCTGGCACTGGGTGCTGGTGAACCTGCCGAAGTCGGTGACCGACCTGCCGCGCGGCATCGACCCGCTCCCCGAGGGGGCGTTCACGATCCGCAACGACTACGGCGAGGCCGGTTACGGCGGTGCCGCCCCGCCGCCGGGTGACCGCCCGCACCGGTACGTCTTCGCGGTGCACGCCCTGGACGTGGACCGCCTCGAGGTCGGCGCGGACGCGACGCCGGCGTACGTGGGCTTCAACCTCGCGTTCCACACCCTGGCCCGGGCGACGATCCGCCCGACCTACCAGGTCAAGGGCTGAGAACCCGCCGTACGCGAAAGCCCGCCAGGTCGATGGACCCGGCGGGCTTCGTCGTCAACTGCTCAGGGGCAGGTCAGCCGGGGACCTTGGCGACCACGAAGACCGACTGGCCGAACGGCGGCTTCACGATCTTCTCGGCGGCCTTGGTGACCGGCAGCACCACGCTGTCGTAGACCTTCACCATCGGGCCCTCCTTCGGGGCCAGCTTGAAGATGCTCGTCGCGCCGTAGTAGCCGATGAGGCCGAGCGCGTTCGCGTAGTGCAGCTTCTCGATGGTCAGGCCCGCCTCGGTCATGGCGGCGCGCATCGTCTTCTTGGTGTAGCGGCGGATGTGTCCCGTCGCGATGTCGACCTGGCTCATCGCGAACATGAACGCCGGCACGATGAGGATGACCCGGCCGCCGGGGCGGACCAGCTCGGCCATGCTGCGCAGGGCGCCGACGTGGTCCTCGATGTGCTCGAGCACGTTGTACGACACCGCGGCGCTGTACTCACCGGCGGCGTCGGCCGCGGGCAGCAGCATCTGGCGCACGTCGATGTTGGCGTGGTCGGCCAGGCGCTCCTTGAGCAGCACGAGCCGGTCGGGGTCCGCCTCGGTGGCGGTGAAGTGCGGAACGTGCTCCGCCCACTCCAGGGCGTAGTCGCCGAGACCGCTGCCGATCTCGATCGGGTTCTCCCCCAGGTAGGGGAGCGCGAGCTCGACGAACCACCGACGGTGGTTCACCGCCATGGCGAGGCCTTCGAGCACTTCGGACTGGATCCGCTGGTCTCCAGTGATGTCTGCCATAAGTAGGTTCCCTCGTCTTGCCGATCCGAGCTGACAGCGGGACCGGAAGAGTTAACCATCCGGTGCGTCCTGCCGAAAGTTGAGCAGGGGGTGGGCGCTCTATTTTTGCCTGATTGAGACATTGCCCGGCGGGTACCCGGGGTTGATACCCATCATGCCCGACGGGTGCCGACCGCGTCTAAAACGCGTCTTCATATCGGCTCGATCACGCATGGGCCGCCCGTCACAACACTGTTATCAACCTCGGTTAGGCTCGCCGATGCTATGACGATTACGGGTATTGACTCGACAGGCCAGTCGCCCGGCGGGAACCTTCTGCCACCGCCCCGCGAGGCCGCCGCCGACGACCTGGATGCGGAGCTGATCGCGCTGGAAAGCGAGGTCGCCGCGCCGATCTCCGTCATACCCGCAGATCGCACGGCGCCCGCCGGTGAGCCGCAGGTCACGCCGCGGCGCCGCTGGTGGCGGTCTCTCACCTGGCGAGATGCGCTCGCGATTACCTCGTTCATTGCGGTAGCGCTCTTCGTCACAGCTCCGTTGTGGCTCAACCTTGATCATGAGTTGCGCGACGATCCACAGGACCAAGCATTTTTTGAGTGGATGTTGGCGCACGGTGCACGCGTGCTCACGGATGGCGTTTATCCGTTCTTCTCGGATCGCATGAATTACCCCGATGGGGTGAACATGATGGCCAACACCTCGGTGTTGGCGGTTTCGCTGCCGATGACGCCCGTCACTGCCATCTTCGGGCCGCATGTGGCGTTCAACGCGTTTCTCACCCTCGCGTTGGCACTCACCGGTATCTCATGGTATTTGGTGCTCTCTCGCCACTTCGTGGCATCCCGGCTCGCGGCGTGGGTCGGCGCCCTCGTCGCCACCTTCGCGCCGAGCATGATCTCGCACGCCGGCGGCCACCCGAACATCGTCTCGCAGTTCCTGGTCCCGTTGATCATCTGGCGCACCCTCGCGCTCCGGACGCCCGGCCGGGTGGTCCGCAACGGCCTCGCCCTCGCGGGCCTGCTGGTCTGGCAGGCGTTCATCAACCTCGAGGTCCTGTTCATGACCGCGGTGGGGCTGGGCGTCTTCTGCGTGGTCATGGGGCTCGTCCGGCGCCGCGGTGGCCGGGCCGAGGCGCTGACGTTCCTGCGCGGCCTCGGCATCGCGGCCGCCGTCACGGTGGCGCTGCTGGCGTACCCGCTGTGTGTGCAGTTCTTCGGCCCGCAGAGCTACCACGGGCTGCCCGAGTTCGTCCGCTACTTCGGGGCCGACCTGGGATCCTTCACCGCGTACGCGCAGCGCTCGATCGCCGGCAACAGCGAGACCGCGGCGCGCCTCGCCCAGAACGCCTCCGAGCAGAACGCGTTCTTCGGCTGGGGCCTGGTGATCCTGTTCTTCGGCCTGGTGGCGTGGATGCGCCGCAGCGCCGCCGTCCTGACGCTGGCCGGGATCGCGCTGCTGTTCGGCGCGATGTCGCTCGGCCCGCAGGTCCGCCTCAACGGCGTCGACACCGGCGTCTCCGGCATCTGGTCGCTGCTGCACAGCGTGCCGGTGCTGAACTCGGCCGTGCCGACCCGCTGGGCCATGGCGATCGCGCCGGTCGTCGGCATCGTCCTCGCGCTGGGCTGCCAGAAGGCCTCGGACCTGATGAAGGCCCAGCCGGGCGCGCGGGGCCCGGTCCGGGTCGCGATGATCACGGCCGTCGCGATGGCGCTGGTGCCGCTCGCGCCGACCCCGCTCGAGACCGTGAAGATGGACCCGGTCCCCGAGTTCGTCACGTCCGGCGCCTGGCGGCAGTACGTGGACGACAACCACACGATGGTGTCGCTGCCCCTGCCCGACAGCACGTACCCGGACCCGCTGCGCTGGAGCGCGTACACCGGGCTCGACATGCGCATCGCCAGCGCGTACGCGTTGCTGCCCAGCCAGAACCCGCTCGACCCGGGCGACCGGACGGCTCTGTTCTCGCCGCCGTGGCGGCCGACCAGCGGCCTGATGACGTCGATCAAGCAGGGCAACCCGATCCCGGAGATCACCGACACCCGGCGCGAGATGACCCTGGCGGACCTGCGCTACTGGAAGGCCGGCGTCATCGTGCTCACGCCGCAGGTGCGCGACATCGAGATGCTGCGCGCGATGACCGACCTGCTCGGCTTCCAGCCCACCTGGACCGGC carries:
- a CDS encoding YbhB/YbcL family Raf kinase inhibitor-like protein, giving the protein MSLERAEAPDPYDLLPPVPSFTVTSTDLADGQPLDERYVHTSVGGKNLSPQLAWSGFPAETRGFVVTCFDPDAPTGSGFWHWVLVNLPKSVTDLPRGIDPLPEGAFTIRNDYGEAGYGGAAPPPGDRPHRYVFAVHALDVDRLEVGADATPAYVGFNLAFHTLARATIRPTYQVKG
- a CDS encoding prepilin-type N-terminal cleavage/methylation domain-containing protein translates to MGSKSASTRAGDEGFTLIELLVAMTVMVVVMSIATAGIVSMYRSAGEVDARSAAQAELGLVLQRLDREVRYARGVSSTPDTGASAVDFLTIQGTHEVCVQLRVVNGVLSQRTWAYGGSGISPTEWKPLASGLTLARPFTYVPPDDSLGHQRLRIDLRRQQEGNQATFTALNTDRSSGNDYCAAGRTP
- a CDS encoding GAF domain-containing sensor histidine kinase; this encodes MRAPLPDDEAARLAALHDAHVLDTAAEEDFDDIALLASEICATPVGLVTFVDRDRQWVKAAAGVARGDVGGELPYCFRVVQSRQMVEVADTGPDTAALAGQQVRFYAGAPVVLGGSHPIGTVCVVDRRPRELTEEQRRALRSLARHAAVQLELRRYARHAGEIVDRLRQLDRMKDSFLASVSHELRTPLSAIRGYLEMLLDDDFDAETSHRFLTVMQRNSDRLLRLIDDLLTVARLSDEAVELDLAEIDLAELVHHVTLSCRPLAEHREVKLRIRCAEPVPARGDAKRLSQALNHLIMNAVKFTAAGGEISVTTTAGDEPEVVITDTGVGIPADELPHVFDRFFRSTAADAMAAPGPGLGLAIVRSIIDAHHGSIHVESELGIGTTVRIILPKP
- a CDS encoding class I SAM-dependent methyltransferase gives rise to the protein MADITGDQRIQSEVLEGLAMAVNHRRWFVELALPYLGENPIEIGSGLGDYALEWAEHVPHFTATEADPDRLVLLKERLADHANIDVRQMLLPAADAAGEYSAAVSYNVLEHIEDHVGALRSMAELVRPGGRVILIVPAFMFAMSQVDIATGHIRRYTKKTMRAAMTEAGLTIEKLHYANALGLIGYYGATSIFKLAPKEGPMVKVYDSVVLPVTKAAEKIVKPPFGQSVFVVAKVPG